Proteins encoded together in one Sulfitobacter pontiacus window:
- a CDS encoding YdiY family protein gives MNTVLKASAVSVIALLAAAPVFAQQRALGIETLNDQIEDITDDVNTDLARGTDAERYGANGVAQGWRGSFALSASGTSGNTDNGEVSGAGRLTYGVGDWNHLVGFAVEYGEANGTKSEEKFFGTYEGSRYFTPEFYAFGLARYQYDGYLTDTSGAAVDGSETDAFLGFGPGYRAINKEDNTWRVQAGPGVRYFKDATGTSETEVGFIASSRYFYAFNDIVSFTMDTDIVGSDVNTIVSNDAGINYKMSDNLSTRVSYRTDYNTDPVAGLKSTDNTLGVSLVLGF, from the coding sequence ATGAATACAGTACTTAAAGCGTCCGCGGTTTCCGTAATCGCACTCTTGGCTGCTGCTCCAGTTTTCGCGCAGCAACGTGCGCTTGGCATTGAAACGCTGAACGACCAGATCGAAGACATCACCGATGACGTGAACACCGACCTGGCCCGCGGCACCGACGCAGAACGTTATGGCGCCAATGGCGTTGCCCAAGGCTGGCGCGGGTCTTTCGCCCTGTCCGCATCGGGCACCAGCGGCAACACAGACAACGGCGAAGTATCGGGCGCTGGCCGCCTGACATACGGTGTCGGCGACTGGAACCACCTGGTTGGTTTTGCGGTAGAATACGGCGAAGCAAACGGCACCAAGAGCGAAGAGAAGTTCTTTGGTACCTATGAAGGTAGCCGCTACTTCACACCCGAGTTCTATGCGTTCGGCCTGGCCCGTTACCAATATGACGGTTACCTGACCGATACATCCGGTGCAGCCGTTGACGGTTCCGAAACAGACGCATTCTTGGGCTTTGGTCCGGGTTACCGCGCGATCAATAAAGAAGACAACACATGGCGCGTTCAAGCGGGCCCCGGTGTACGCTACTTTAAAGACGCAACCGGCACCTCCGAAACCGAAGTCGGCTTCATCGCCTCGTCGCGCTACTTCTACGCGTTCAACGACATCGTATCCTTCACCATGGACACCGACATTGTCGGCTCTGACGTGAACACCATCGTGTCGAACGACGCTGGCATCAACTACAAGATGTCCGACAACCTGTCGACACGCGTAAGCTACCGTACCGACTACAACACCGATCCGGTTGCGGGCCTGAAATCCACTGACAACACCCTGGGTGTGTCGCTGGTTCTGGGCTTCTAA
- a CDS encoding LysR family transcriptional regulator, whose amino-acid sequence MDITLIKTFIEVANTGSFVAASERLFVTQSAVSLRVQRLEDSLGHPLFKRSKAGAVLTSEGEQFTSYALSLLKIWEEARQQIAIPEGYSRSFSFGAQHALWHKLGFRWIDAMQAMMPELSIHAEMGMSDRLTRFLVEGVIQAALLYTPQLRPGLRVEPVLEEELILVASFETDVKDLGKEYVAVDWGPEFTHMHASALPHLTNSGRSLALGGLAADYIVNRRAAAYLPARAVQRYLDVGKLHVVANSPRFAYPAWVVWREDLDPEMLSIARRSLMDLAQAAENQQNILIESLDNGQKTP is encoded by the coding sequence ATGGATATCACCCTGATCAAAACCTTTATCGAAGTCGCCAACACCGGCTCTTTTGTCGCTGCTTCCGAACGGCTGTTTGTCACCCAATCCGCTGTCAGCCTGCGCGTGCAACGGCTTGAGGACAGCCTAGGCCACCCGCTGTTCAAACGATCAAAAGCGGGGGCGGTGCTGACCTCGGAAGGCGAACAATTCACCTCATATGCGCTGAGCCTTCTTAAGATATGGGAAGAAGCCCGGCAGCAGATCGCGATCCCCGAAGGATACAGCCGCAGCTTTTCCTTCGGCGCGCAGCACGCCCTTTGGCACAAGCTTGGCTTTCGCTGGATCGACGCGATGCAAGCGATGATGCCCGAACTTAGTATTCACGCCGAAATGGGCATGTCCGACCGGCTGACGCGGTTTCTGGTCGAAGGGGTTATTCAGGCCGCCTTGCTTTACACCCCGCAGCTGCGCCCCGGTTTGCGCGTCGAACCCGTGCTGGAAGAAGAACTGATTCTCGTCGCGTCCTTTGAAACGGACGTCAAAGACCTTGGCAAAGAATATGTCGCGGTCGACTGGGGGCCGGAGTTTACGCATATGCACGCCAGCGCCCTGCCCCATCTGACCAATTCGGGGCGATCATTGGCCCTTGGCGGGCTTGCGGCCGACTATATCGTCAACCGTCGCGCCGCTGCCTACCTGCCCGCACGGGCAGTGCAACGGTATCTCGACGTTGGAAAACTGCATGTTGTGGCAAATTCCCCACGCTTTGCGTACCCCGCATGGGTGGTCTGGCGCGAAGATCTGGACCCCGAGATGCTGTCGATCGCACGGCGTAGTTTGATGGACCTCGCTCAAGCGGCTGAAAATCAACAGAATATCCTGATCGAGAGCTTGGACAACGGGCAAAAGACGCCTTAA
- a CDS encoding VacJ family lipoprotein yields the protein MFKATTLSTSLRALVGVTLVAGLAACSGASRPQPAGVNDPHEAGNRKVHAFNQKIGGSGKPNRVLGAVPIEFQTVVHNVSENLSMPQAAVNSALQADLAGFGLSTYRFLVNSTLGMGGLFDVASEFKVPEHDTDFGETLYVWGVGEGPYIELPLIGPSTRRDTTGRVVDLFTNPLSYTLDSPESYVGTVTGYADSAFEKNRRIVNGKQVPMSASGDSYAQARQDYLQKRRADLARPTSIAATTGPRMVD from the coding sequence ATGTTCAAGGCCACGACCCTCTCCACATCGCTGCGCGCCCTTGTGGGTGTCACTTTGGTTGCAGGTCTTGCCGCCTGTAGCGGTGCATCGCGCCCCCAGCCCGCAGGGGTCAATGACCCGCACGAGGCCGGTAACCGCAAGGTCCACGCCTTCAATCAGAAGATCGGCGGATCGGGCAAACCCAACCGCGTGCTGGGGGCGGTGCCGATCGAATTCCAGACGGTCGTGCATAACGTCTCCGAGAACCTGTCGATGCCGCAAGCTGCCGTTAACAGCGCCTTGCAGGCGGATCTTGCGGGCTTTGGCCTGTCGACCTACCGCTTCTTGGTAAACAGCACGCTTGGGATGGGCGGCCTGTTCGACGTCGCGAGCGAATTCAAAGTGCCCGAGCATGATACCGACTTTGGCGAAACGCTGTATGTCTGGGGTGTGGGCGAAGGCCCGTATATCGAACTTCCCCTGATCGGCCCGTCCACCCGTCGCGACACCACCGGCCGCGTCGTGGACCTGTTCACCAACCCGCTGTCCTATACGCTTGATAGCCCCGAAAGCTATGTCGGCACCGTCACCGGTTATGCCGATAGCGCATTCGAGAAAAACCGCCGCATTGTGAATGGCAAGCAAGTGCCGATGTCCGCATCGGGCGACAGCTATGCCCAGGCACGTCAGGACTATCTGCAAAAGCGCCGTGCCGATCTGGCGCGCCCCACCAGCATCGCCGCCACCACCGGCCCGCGCATGGTTGACTAA
- a CDS encoding RidA family protein — protein sequence MSITSRLNDLGVTLPDAPAPAANYVPFVKTGNTIYVSGQISNGPDGFITGKLGADMDVAAGAEAAKTCAISLLAQVKAACDGDIERLKRVVKLTAFVNSTADFTDQPKVVNGASDFLVEALGDAGRHARSAVSAASLPLGVAVEIEGIFEIE from the coding sequence ATGAGCATCACCAGCCGTCTGAACGATCTTGGCGTCACCCTGCCTGACGCACCTGCCCCTGCGGCGAACTATGTGCCCTTCGTGAAAACCGGCAACACGATCTATGTTTCGGGCCAGATCTCGAACGGGCCGGACGGGTTCATCACCGGAAAACTGGGCGCGGATATGGATGTCGCCGCGGGTGCCGAAGCCGCCAAGACCTGCGCGATCAGCTTGCTGGCGCAGGTCAAAGCCGCATGTGACGGCGATATCGAACGGCTCAAGCGGGTGGTGAAGCTGACGGCCTTTGTGAACTCCACCGCCGACTTCACCGACCAGCCCAAAGTGGTTAACGGAGCCTCTGACTTCCTTGTCGAAGCTTTGGGGGATGCGGGGCGTCACGCGCGCTCGGCCGTTTCTGCCGCCTCCTTGCCGCTGGGTGTCGCGGTCGAGATCGAAGGCATCTTCGAAATCGAATGA
- a CDS encoding glycerophosphodiester phosphodiesterase family protein, translated as MTLPQAFYTTPIAHRGFHHRDAGRPENSFAAFQAAIDRGYGIELDVQLSRDCVALVFHDYALDRLTGQTGAIRQRDADDLCQITLTGGSDTIPTLPQVLELIAGRVPLLVEIKDQDGAMGTDIGPLEDAVAEALRDYVGDVAIMSFNPNSVARMAELSPDVPRGLVTSAYRYVEWPLPKATCDRLREIPDYDRTGACFISHEVDDLPRPRVAELREAGAMICCWTVRSLSVENGAREFAHNITFEGYDAPLQG; from the coding sequence ATGACCCTACCACAGGCGTTTTATACGACCCCTATTGCGCATCGCGGTTTTCATCACCGCGATGCCGGTCGGCCCGAAAACAGCTTTGCCGCCTTTCAGGCCGCGATTGATCGGGGCTATGGCATCGAGCTTGATGTGCAGCTGTCACGCGATTGTGTGGCGCTGGTGTTCCACGACTATGCGCTGGATCGGCTGACGGGGCAGACCGGTGCCATCCGGCAACGCGATGCGGATGACCTGTGCCAGATTACGCTCACCGGCGGCAGCGACACTATTCCAACCCTGCCGCAGGTGCTGGAACTGATCGCAGGACGCGTGCCGCTGCTGGTCGAGATCAAGGATCAGGACGGTGCAATGGGTACGGATATCGGACCGCTGGAAGATGCGGTGGCAGAAGCCCTGCGCGACTATGTGGGCGATGTGGCTATCATGTCGTTCAACCCCAACAGCGTCGCGCGGATGGCAGAGCTGTCGCCGGATGTGCCGCGTGGATTGGTGACCAGCGCCTATCGCTATGTCGAATGGCCGCTGCCCAAAGCCACCTGCGACCGCCTGCGCGAGATCCCCGATTACGACCGCACCGGCGCATGCTTCATCAGCCACGAGGTCGACGATCTGCCCCGCCCCCGCGTGGCAGAGCTGCGCGAGGCAGGCGCGATGATCTGCTGCTGGACCGTGCGCAGTCTTTCAGTTGAAAACGGCGCACGCGAATTTGCGCATAATATCACCTTCGAAGGCTATGACGCGCCGCTGCAAGGTTGA
- a CDS encoding GNAT family N-acetyltransferase, producing MNARDVEIRIASRIAHIGQAEWDACACPEAAGGARPADPFTTFRFLSALEESGSVGPGTGWQPQYLSAAIDGQIIAVAPMYAKSHSQGEYIFDHSWAHAFERAGGRYYPKLQIAVPHTPATGRRFLTRPRFEETGTAALIQGAVQLTDSNGLSSLHITFCTQDEAAAAEQLGMLSRKSQQFHWHNAGFKDFDGFLATLSSRKRKNIRKERQQAQAFGGEIEVFTGDDLQPEHWNAFWQFYQDTGARKWGTPYLTRAFFDIAQDQLRDDMALVLAKRDGAWVAGALNFIGADALYGRYWGCTEHHPFLHFELCYYQAIDIAIKLGLSTVEAGAQGEHKLARGYLPQATWSLHWMRDEGFMRAVEDYLVQERAAVDEEIDILTDYGPFKRVEVEEQE from the coding sequence ATGAACGCGCGCGACGTCGAAATCAGAATTGCCTCGCGCATCGCGCACATCGGTCAGGCGGAATGGGATGCCTGTGCCTGTCCCGAAGCCGCCGGGGGCGCGCGCCCCGCGGACCCTTTCACCACCTTTCGTTTCCTTTCAGCACTAGAGGAAAGCGGCAGCGTCGGCCCCGGTACGGGGTGGCAGCCGCAATACCTCAGCGCTGCCATTGACGGTCAGATCATCGCGGTTGCGCCGATGTACGCCAAGTCACACAGTCAGGGTGAATACATCTTTGACCACAGCTGGGCCCATGCGTTTGAACGGGCGGGCGGGCGCTATTACCCCAAGCTGCAGATCGCCGTGCCCCATACCCCTGCCACGGGCCGCCGTTTCCTGACCCGTCCGAGGTTTGAAGAGACAGGCACCGCGGCCCTCATCCAGGGGGCGGTACAGCTGACCGATTCAAACGGGCTGTCGTCCTTGCACATTACCTTTTGTACCCAGGACGAGGCCGCCGCCGCAGAGCAACTGGGCATGCTTTCCCGCAAAAGCCAGCAGTTCCACTGGCACAACGCGGGCTTTAAGGACTTCGACGGGTTTCTTGCCACGCTCAGCTCGCGCAAGCGCAAGAACATCCGCAAGGAACGCCAGCAGGCACAGGCCTTTGGCGGAGAGATAGAGGTGTTCACCGGCGACGATCTGCAGCCCGAACATTGGAATGCGTTCTGGCAATTCTATCAGGACACAGGTGCGCGCAAATGGGGCACGCCCTATCTGACACGCGCATTCTTCGACATCGCCCAGGACCAGCTACGCGACGACATGGCACTGGTGCTGGCCAAGCGGGATGGTGCATGGGTGGCGGGGGCGCTGAACTTTATCGGCGCAGATGCGCTTTATGGGCGCTATTGGGGCTGCACTGAACATCATCCGTTCTTGCACTTTGAATTGTGCTATTATCAGGCCATCGATATCGCGATCAAACTGGGCCTCTCTACCGTCGAGGCAGGTGCGCAGGGGGAACACAAGCTCGCGCGCGGTTACCTGCCACAGGCGACGTGGTCGCTGCATTGGATGCGGGACGAGGGTTTTATGCGCGCTGTTGAAGACTATCTTGTACAGGAACGGGCAGCCGTTGACGAAGAGATAGACATTTTGACAGATTACGGCCCATTCAAAAGGGTCGAGGTTGAGGAACAGGAATGA
- a CDS encoding 4a-hydroxytetrahydrobiopterin dehydratase: MSEKLSEETRKTVLAPLFSTGWAMVEDRDAIVKTFKFNDFADAFGWMTRAAIWAEKWNHHPEWENVYNKVIVTLTTHDVDGLSSLDAKLARKMDGLMGEVKAG, from the coding sequence ATGAGCGAAAAATTAAGCGAAGAGACGCGCAAAACCGTATTGGCCCCCTTGTTCAGCACAGGCTGGGCTATGGTGGAGGACCGGGATGCGATCGTCAAAACCTTCAAGTTCAATGATTTCGCGGATGCTTTCGGCTGGATGACCCGCGCGGCGATCTGGGCCGAGAAATGGAACCACCATCCAGAGTGGGAGAACGTCTATAACAAGGTGATCGTCACCCTGACGACCCATGACGTGGATGGCCTAAGCTCGCTTGATGCCAAGCTGGCGCGCAAGATGGATGGATTGATGGGCGAGGTCAAAGCGGGCTAA
- a CDS encoding peroxiredoxin produces MTISQGDTLPDATLVQMGPDGPQPVQMADKLKGRKVVVFAVPGAYTPTCDSAHVPSFVRTKDQFDAKGVDEIICVSCNDPFVMAAWGESTGATAAGITMLADANSAFTKAIGMEFSAEPAGLISRSKRYAMLVDDGKVTLFQAEVQPGVCDMSGGEALLDNM; encoded by the coding sequence ATGACGATTTCCCAAGGCGACACGCTGCCCGATGCGACGCTGGTGCAAATGGGGCCGGACGGCCCGCAGCCTGTGCAGATGGCTGACAAGCTAAAGGGCCGCAAGGTCGTCGTCTTTGCCGTGCCCGGTGCCTATACGCCCACCTGCGATTCCGCCCATGTGCCCAGCTTCGTGCGCACCAAGGACCAGTTCGACGCCAAAGGCGTGGACGAGATCATCTGCGTGTCCTGCAATGACCCCTTTGTTATGGCCGCTTGGGGTGAATCGACAGGCGCGACGGCGGCTGGCATCACCATGCTCGCCGATGCCAACAGCGCCTTTACCAAAGCCATCGGCATGGAATTCTCGGCCGAGCCCGCGGGGCTGATCTCGCGCTCCAAACGCTATGCGATGCTGGTGGATGACGGCAAGGTCACGCTATTCCAGGCCGAGGTCCAACCCGGCGTCTGCGATATGTCGGGCGGTGAAGCACTGCTGGACAACATGTAA
- a CDS encoding NAD(P)/FAD-dependent oxidoreductase: MGHVVVIGAGQAGSSCVAKLRNSGFEGKITLIGAETVPPYQRPPLSKAYLLGDMALERLYLRPESFYADHGIDLMLGTAVDSIDPAAQTVRVNGGDMAYDDLVLTTGSFPRRLPAHIGGDLAGVHVVRDLRDVDTMGPRFTEGARVLIVGGGYIGLEAASVAAKLGLQVTLVEMGDRILQRVAAPQTSDFFRALHEAHGVTIREGVGLERLTGDTHVTGAELSDGTTLDVDFVIVGVGIGAATALADAAGIVNDNGIMTDSHGRTSAPHVWAAGDCASFPYRGGRIRLESVPNAIDQAELVAENIMGANKEYVAKPWFWSDQYDVKLQIAGLNMGYDRVITRRSDADSVAFWYYRGDELLAVDAMNDPRGFMIGRRLIEAGKSPAPALIEDPNTDLKALLKS, encoded by the coding sequence ATGGGTCATGTGGTGGTGATCGGGGCAGGGCAGGCGGGGTCATCCTGTGTGGCCAAGCTGCGCAACTCCGGCTTTGAGGGTAAGATCACGTTGATCGGGGCCGAAACCGTGCCCCCCTACCAGCGCCCGCCCTTGTCCAAGGCCTATCTGCTGGGCGACATGGCGCTTGAGCGGCTCTATCTGCGGCCCGAGAGTTTTTACGCCGACCACGGGATTGACCTGATGCTGGGCACCGCGGTCGACAGCATCGATCCGGCGGCGCAGACCGTGCGGGTGAATGGCGGGGATATGGCCTATGACGATCTGGTGCTGACCACCGGATCTTTCCCGCGCCGTCTGCCCGCGCATATCGGTGGCGATCTGGCGGGCGTGCATGTGGTGCGCGACCTAAGGGACGTCGATACGATGGGCCCGCGCTTTACAGAAGGCGCGCGGGTGCTGATCGTGGGCGGTGGCTATATCGGGCTGGAGGCGGCCTCGGTCGCGGCCAAGCTGGGGTTGCAAGTGACGCTGGTAGAGATGGGCGACCGCATCCTGCAACGGGTCGCAGCGCCGCAAACATCAGATTTTTTCCGCGCGCTGCACGAGGCGCATGGCGTCACCATCCGCGAAGGCGTCGGGCTTGAGCGTTTGACAGGCGACACGCATGTCACCGGCGCTGAACTGTCGGACGGCACGACGCTGGACGTGGATTTCGTGATCGTCGGCGTTGGCATCGGGGCGGCGACGGCGCTGGCCGATGCGGCGGGGATCGTGAATGACAACGGCATTATGACCGACAGCCACGGGCGCACTTCTGCACCGCATGTCTGGGCTGCAGGCGATTGCGCGTCCTTCCCTTATCGCGGCGGGCGCATCCGGTTGGAATCTGTGCCAAACGCCATTGATCAGGCCGAGCTGGTCGCGGAAAACATCATGGGTGCAAATAAGGAATATGTCGCCAAGCCGTGGTTCTGGTCGGACCAGTATGACGTGAAACTGCAGATCGCGGGGCTGAACATGGGCTATGATCGCGTGATCACCCGACGCAGCGATGCCGATAGCGTGGCCTTCTGGTACTATCGCGGGGACGAACTGCTGGCGGTGGATGCGATGAACGATCCGCGCGGCTTCATGATCGGGCGCCGGTTGATCGAGGCGGGTAAATCCCCCGCGCCTGCGCTGATCGAAGACCCGAACACAGACCTGAAGGCACTGCTGAAGTCATGA
- the rsmD gene encoding 16S rRNA (guanine(966)-N(2))-methyltransferase RsmD, translated as MRIIAGKHRGTQLADVGKGDADAHLRPTSDRVRESLFSMLTHHNVINGARVLDLFAGTGALGLEALSRGAREVVFIENGRVGQKLITENIKKLRAEGATTLMRSDATALGGWIAAPFDLVFLDPPYGKGMGQTALVKARAGGWLTPDAMIVCEENAPLDPPQGFTREDKRKYGDTWITLLRQD; from the coding sequence ATGAGGATCATCGCTGGCAAACACCGTGGCACCCAACTGGCCGACGTGGGTAAGGGCGATGCGGATGCGCATTTGCGCCCCACCTCTGACCGCGTGCGCGAGAGTCTGTTTTCGATGCTGACCCATCATAATGTGATCAACGGCGCGCGGGTGCTTGACCTGTTCGCGGGCACCGGTGCCCTTGGGCTAGAGGCGCTGTCGCGCGGTGCGCGCGAGGTGGTGTTCATCGAGAACGGGCGCGTCGGGCAAAAGCTGATCACCGAGAACATCAAGAAGCTGCGGGCCGAGGGCGCGACCACGCTGATGCGCTCCGACGCGACGGCACTTGGGGGTTGGATCGCGGCACCGTTCGATCTGGTCTTTCTTGACCCGCCTTATGGCAAGGGGATGGGCCAGACCGCCTTGGTCAAGGCGCGGGCGGGCGGCTGGCTGACACCCGATGCCATGATCGTCTGCGAGGAAAACGCCCCGCTTGATCCGCCCCAAGGGTTCACGCGCGAGGACAAGCGCAAGTATGGCGACACCTGGATCACCCTGCTGCGCCAAGACTAG
- a CDS encoding phosphatidylserine decarboxylase: MSMTSTFIKPMHPEGRKFVAIFAAITLVLFIIAEPLGWLGVGATVWCYYFFRDPERVTPKGDNLVISPADGIVSLIEPAVPPAELGMPDTPLTRVSVFMNVFNCHVNRAPVAGEITEIAYRPGKFFNASLDKASEDNERNSLRIKMADGREVAAVQIAGLVARRIVCFTKKGAHTQAGQRFGLIRFGSRVDVYLPEGVTPRVSIGQTMVAGETVLAELS; the protein is encoded by the coding sequence CTGAGCATGACCAGCACCTTCATCAAGCCGATGCACCCCGAGGGGCGCAAGTTCGTGGCGATCTTTGCCGCGATCACGCTGGTGCTCTTTATCATCGCTGAACCACTGGGATGGCTGGGGGTGGGCGCAACCGTCTGGTGCTACTACTTTTTCCGTGACCCTGAACGGGTGACACCCAAGGGCGATAACCTTGTTATCAGCCCTGCCGATGGCATCGTATCACTGATCGAACCTGCCGTACCCCCCGCAGAGTTGGGGATGCCCGACACGCCGCTGACACGGGTCAGCGTGTTCATGAACGTATTTAACTGCCACGTGAATCGCGCCCCCGTCGCAGGCGAGATCACCGAAATCGCTTACCGCCCCGGCAAGTTTTTCAACGCCTCGCTGGACAAGGCGAGCGAGGATAACGAACGCAACAGCCTGCGCATCAAGATGGCCGACGGCCGCGAGGTCGCCGCCGTCCAGATCGCCGGTCTGGTTGCGCGTCGTATCGTGTGTTTCACCAAGAAGGGCGCGCATACGCAGGCGGGTCAACGCTTTGGTCTGATCCGCTTTGGATCGCGCGTCGATGTCTACCTGCCCGAGGGGGTCACCCCGCGCGTCAGCATCGGTCAGACGATGGTCGCAGGCGAAACCGTGCTGGCAGAGCTTTCCTGA
- the pssA gene encoding CDP-diacylglycerol--serine O-phosphatidyltransferase, protein MTDQPPVAPDKTKTEFSLLQLLPNMLTIAAICAGISAIRFAAEGNIALAVALITLASILDGMDGRTARYLGFNSKIGAELDSLADFVNFGVAPPLVVYFWGLQDSYRAGWLAVLVFAICCVMRLARFNVDSRTKDPLDDGGYFTGVPSPAGAMLVMLPIYLPYAFGPGAALPDVVSSLYIVLVGWVMVSRIPTWSFKSVSFSRANVTYFLIFFTGFIACLVSFPWATLVICCFAYAGSVLWAVIELKLAKRRG, encoded by the coding sequence ATGACCGATCAGCCCCCCGTCGCGCCGGATAAGACGAAAACCGAATTCTCGTTGCTACAGCTGTTGCCCAACATGCTGACCATTGCCGCGATCTGTGCCGGTATTTCCGCGATCCGTTTCGCCGCCGAGGGGAATATCGCGCTGGCTGTGGCGCTGATCACTCTGGCGAGTATCCTTGACGGGATGGACGGGCGCACCGCGCGCTATCTGGGCTTCAACAGCAAGATCGGGGCCGAGCTCGACAGTCTTGCGGATTTTGTGAACTTCGGCGTTGCCCCGCCTTTGGTGGTGTATTTCTGGGGGCTACAGGATTCCTACCGTGCGGGCTGGCTGGCGGTGCTGGTCTTTGCGATCTGTTGCGTCATGCGGCTGGCGCGGTTCAACGTTGATTCCCGGACCAAAGACCCGCTGGACGATGGCGGCTATTTCACCGGTGTGCCGTCGCCTGCAGGTGCGATGCTGGTGATGCTGCCGATCTATCTGCCCTATGCCTTCGGCCCCGGTGCGGCGCTGCCCGACGTGGTATCCAGCCTGTATATCGTGCTGGTCGGCTGGGTCATGGTCAGCCGCATCCCCACGTGGTCGTTCAAATCGGTCAGCTTTTCGCGCGCCAACGTGACCTATTTCCTGATCTTCTTTACCGGCTTTATCGCCTGCCTGGTCAGCTTCCCCTGGGCCACATTGGTGATCTGCTGCTTTGCCTATGCAGGCAGCGTGCTGTGGGCCGTGATCGAGCTGAAGCTGGCCAAGCGCCGGGGCTGA
- the map gene encoding type I methionyl aminopeptidase → MNEHRGRQTKDGIRIYDPSDFAGMHAAGKLAAQILDDIAEHVFVGQTTGAIDGVITQMIEDAGAKSATIGYKGYQHASCISLNHVVCHGIPGDKKLKDGDILNIDVTVIVDGWYGDNSRMYVAGKLSRKAERLINVTHDALMRGIEVVKPGNTFGDIGHAIQTFAESHRMSVVTDFCGHGLGRVFHAPPNVLHYGRPGTGAMLEPGMFFTIEPMVNLGRAETKVLADDWTAVTRDKSLSAQFEHSIGVTETGYEIFTESPAGMFHPTYSQG, encoded by the coding sequence ATGAACGAACACCGAGGACGCCAGACCAAAGATGGCATTCGCATTTACGACCCCTCGGATTTCGCGGGGATGCACGCGGCGGGCAAGCTGGCGGCGCAAATCCTTGATGACATCGCCGAACATGTGTTTGTCGGACAGACCACCGGTGCCATTGACGGTGTGATCACGCAGATGATCGAAGACGCCGGCGCGAAGTCTGCCACCATCGGGTATAAGGGCTATCAACACGCCAGCTGTATCTCGTTGAACCATGTCGTCTGCCACGGCATCCCCGGTGACAAAAAGCTGAAGGATGGCGATATCCTGAACATCGACGTCACCGTGATTGTCGATGGCTGGTACGGAGATAACTCGCGCATGTATGTCGCGGGCAAGCTGTCGCGCAAGGCAGAGCGGTTGATCAACGTGACCCATGACGCGCTGATGCGCGGGATCGAGGTCGTGAAGCCCGGCAATACCTTTGGTGACATCGGCCACGCGATCCAGACCTTCGCGGAATCCCACCGGATGAGCGTCGTGACAGATTTCTGCGGTCACGGGTTGGGCCGCGTGTTCCACGCACCGCCAAACGTGCTGCATTATGGCCGCCCCGGCACCGGTGCCATGCTGGAACCCGGCATGTTCTTTACTATTGAACCGATGGTCAATCTGGGCCGCGCAGAGACCAAGGTACTGGCCGATGACTGGACAGCGGTCACCCGCGACAAATCCCTGTCAGCGCAGTTTGAACACTCTATCGGCGTGACCGAAACCGGATACGAGATCTTTACCGAATCCCCCGCCGGTATGTTCCACCCGACCTATAGCCAGGGCTGA
- the sfsA gene encoding DNA/RNA nuclease SfsA, with protein sequence MRFQTELVPARLIRRYKRFLADCQLEDGTEVTAHCANPGSMMGLATAGMKIWLEPNDDPKRKLNYGWRLVDHENGHFTGVDTALPNRAIKAALMGRQIAPLAGYTTVRPEVKYGENSRIDFLLAEPGLPDAYVEVKSATLSRREGLVEFPDSVTKRGAKHLGELAQMARDGHRAVLLYLVQRTDCSAFSVAADIDPAYAAAFADARAAGLETHVIGTHISPLGVSVAGAIPLIDPPALALGGQAG encoded by the coding sequence ATGCGCTTTCAAACCGAACTTGTCCCCGCCCGCCTGATCCGCCGCTACAAACGGTTTCTGGCCGATTGCCAGCTTGAGGACGGCACCGAGGTGACGGCGCATTGCGCCAACCCCGGGTCTATGATGGGGCTGGCCACAGCGGGCATGAAAATATGGCTCGAGCCCAATGATGACCCCAAGCGCAAGCTGAATTACGGCTGGCGACTGGTTGACCACGAGAACGGGCATTTCACCGGCGTCGACACCGCGCTGCCGAACCGTGCGATCAAGGCCGCGTTAATGGGCCGGCAGATCGCCCCGCTCGCGGGCTACACGACCGTGCGGCCCGAAGTGAAATATGGTGAAAACTCGCGCATCGACTTTCTGCTGGCCGAGCCCGGCCTGCCCGACGCCTATGTCGAGGTGAAATCCGCCACCCTGTCGCGGCGCGAGGGGCTGGTCGAATTCCCCGACAGCGTGACCAAACGCGGCGCTAAGCATCTGGGAGAGCTGGCGCAGATGGCACGGGACGGGCACCGCGCCGTGCTGCTTTATCTGGTGCAGCGGACCGATTGCAGCGCCTTTAGCGTGGCGGCCGATATCGATCCTGCCTATGCCGCCGCTTTTGCCGACGCCCGCGCCGCAGGGCTGGAAACCCATGTCATCGGCACCCATATCAGCCCCCTTGGGGTCAGCGTTGCGGGCGCAATCCCCCTAATCGACCCGCCTGCACTGGCTCTTGGGGGCCAAGCGGGTTAG